One part of the Eubalaena glacialis isolate mEubGla1 chromosome 19, mEubGla1.1.hap2.+ XY, whole genome shotgun sequence genome encodes these proteins:
- the LOC133079977 gene encoding non-histone chromosomal protein HMG-14-like, which translates to MPKRKVSSGEGAAKEEPKRRSARLSAKPAPAKVETKPKKAAGKDKSSDKKVQTKGKRGAKGKQAEEANQETKEDLPAENGETKNEESPASDEAGEKEAKSD; encoded by the coding sequence ATGCCCAAGAGGAAGGTCAGCTCCGGCGAGGGGGCGGCGAAGGAGGAGCCCAAGAGGAGATCGGCGAGGTTGTCAGCTAAACCAGCTCCTGCAAAAGTGGAAACGAAGCCAAAAAAGGCGGCAGGAAAGGATAAATCTTCCGACAAAAAAgtgcaaacaaaagggaaaaggggagcaaAGGGAAAACAGGCTGAAGAGGCTAACCAAGAGACTAAAGAAGACTTACCTGcagaaaatggagaaactaaaaatgaGGAGAGCCCAGCTTCTgatgaagcaggagagaaagaagccaagtctGATTAA